A window of Danaus plexippus chromosome 10, MEX_DaPlex, whole genome shotgun sequence genomic DNA:
AACGTACAAGGAAAaccgatatatattataggatACCCCGCCACTCAGTgtaaaaatagtatgaatcctgataaagcgtttattggctTGTGTGAAACAAACAATACACCAAAACccctaacattaaaatatagaggTAAACTTATACTTGCGAAACAAGTtacaagttattaaaattccaaaaaagttttatgattaatttttgcAATAAACTCACTTAAACggtgaatgtatttttaaaaattgtaatcaatAATACTGTTGATAAAAATTGTAGATAAAATGTCTACAAGAAATCCATCTACCAGCTTCCTAagaatacttaatttatacaatgaatCAGCAACCCCTGAAATGGatcctattaaaatttaccacAATTCTAAACCAAACGTAAAAGTTtatcatgaaaataataattactacaaCAACCATAAATCAAAACTTAGAGATTTACTAAGACATCCATACGGTTAGTAAGAtagttaagattattttaagaagaatTTATAAGGAGAACAAtggtacaatttttattacattcatagttttatttctaaaaaaaggaattttatttatatttcagatgCTGTGAAACGCAGCTACCCTTTAGACGGTGAACACTTTTGGCGTATTCCTAATAACAATACACGAGATGACGcagaaaattatcaaaaagaaAGAGGACATTCGCGAGTGTACCACGGTCACAATCATAGAaatgaatttgattttttacatCCAGAAACGTCCTCAATAGATTCTAGGAGGTTTGATATGACCACCTACACcgtaaatatgttttctaatcaacaaTTTAGAAAACACAATAGTGGCAACCGTTGTACAAGAAAAGGGGAAACTCAAACACAAACTGTTACAGAATGCACACCATGTGCTCAAACTGCTAAATGTACAAGACGTcagataaataattgtaaacaatACCAATTTCTGACCACATCTGACTCTATCCCACATGAGTCATGTCCGTGTAACACCtttcaaaattcatttaaaacgaGATTTATGTCTTGTGAGCACAATCGCAAAACTAATTGTGGTTGTGCAGATGAAAATTGGTCAACTGAACCCTGTCGAAACA
This region includes:
- the LOC116767099 gene encoding uncharacterized protein LOC116767099 isoform X2 is translated as MKLLSFFIIKFYLSSFVCASVSKYCEICANHTLCLYQIPGPSTECTGYDENMILGKAEANIIINQINMRRNFIATGRSKYLPAAANMNKIKWSEELATFAQRWVDQCDQSPNKEDSCRDLEKTKVGQNIATIVGSTPGLNIKSFIEMWFMKSIYYNSSVTFYNQSVDHKANYFTQLIWAETEEVGCGRARFVIHNKRPILIERLVCNFAPTGNVQGKPIYIIGYPATQCKNSMNPDKAFIGLCETNNTPKPLTLKYRDKMSTRNPSTSFLRILNLYNESATPEMDPIKIYHNSKPNVKVYHENNNYYNNHKSKLRDLLRHPYDAVKRSYPLDGEHFWRIPNNNTRDDAENYQKERGHSRVYHGHNHRNEFDFLHPETSSIDSRRFDMTTYTVNMFSNQQFRKHNSGNRCTRKGETQTQTVTECTPCAQTAKCTRRQINNCKQYQFLTTSDSIPHESCPCNTFQNSFKTRFMSCEHNRKTNCGCADENWSTEPCRNMLRTLKDISEDSNSNKDSFYDDFHPNFHSNNPKIVSKSHHYESWLRSNENEENFNKKRVFHRQE